One genomic region from Triplophysa dalaica isolate WHDGS20190420 chromosome 23, ASM1584641v1, whole genome shotgun sequence encodes:
- the LOC130412912 gene encoding embryonic polyadenylate-binding protein A-like — protein MDSLMCQDLLGRPMRIMFSQRDSTLRTTGVGNIFIKGLASSIDGASLYDCFSIFGKILSCKVVCDAHGSKGYGFVHFATFEAAEKAIKALDGMLLDDQLVSIGHFKTFQERHVEQQVMAQDNERHYPLMMEAGRSRGFGFVSFSTLNDATTAASVMNGRVVQKRLDVQPENQLALQPVSRQTAACDLAQNKWIYGRKIPRNKTNMKL, from the exons ATGGACAGCCTGATGtgtcaggatcttctgggcagacccatgcggatcatgttctcccagcgtgattccactctgaggacgactggggtcgggaacatcttcatcaagggtctggccagcagcatcgatggtgccagCCTTTATGACTGCTTCTcaatttttgggaagatcctgtcctgcaag gtggtctgcgatgcacatggatccaaaggttatggattcgtccactttgccacctttgaagcggcagagaaggccatcaaagcgcttgatggcatgttgttggacgaccagctagt gtccattggccactttaaaacctttcaagAGCGTCATGTTGAGCAGCAGGTCATGGCTCAGGACAACGAGAGGCACTACCCG ttgatgatggaggccggacgcagccgaggctTTGGATtcgtcagcttctccaccctcaaCGATGCGACCACGGCCGCGTCTGTCATGAACGGGCgagtg gttcaaaaacgccttgacgttcAGCCTGAAAACCAGCTCGCGCTCCAGCCcgtcagtcgacagacagcAGCGTGCGACCTCGCTCAGA acaaatggatctatggcagaaaAATCCCGCGGAacaagaccaacatgaagctttga
- the LOC130412911 gene encoding polyadenylate-binding protein 3-like, translating to MLKRSCVTDWILSVRQGVSLYVCNLPYSFSEQQLYRAFSPFGSIISAKLMMEAGRSRGFGFVSFSTLNDATTAASVMNGRVVAGRALRVTLSRHNEQKTQAEKQDSSSESLPAGRFTSAVPFKNALTFSLKTSSRSSPSVDRQQRATSLRVSSLFISYSFCK from the exons ATGTTGAAGCGttcttgtgttactgactggatcttgtctgttcgacagggggtgagtctgtacgtgtgtaacctgccctatagcttcagtgagcagcagctgtacagagcgttttcaccctttggaagcatcatcagtgccaag ttgatgatggaggccggacgcagccgaggctTTGGATtcgtcagcttctccaccctcaaCGATGCGACCACGGCCGCGTCTGTCATGAACGGGCgagtggttgccggcagggcgttgcgggtcactctgtctcgtcacaatgagcagaagacccaggctgagaagcaggacagcagcagtgaatcgcttcctgctggacggtttacgtctgctgttcc gttcaaaaacgccttgacgttcAGCCTGAAAACCAGCTCGCGCTCCAGCCcgtcagtcgacagacagcAGCGTGCGACCTCGCTCAGAGTCAGTAGCCTCTTCATATCTTactcattctgtaaatga
- the LOC130413000 gene encoding embryonic polyadenylate-binding protein A-like yields the protein MDSLMCQDLLGRPMRIMFSQRDSTLRTTGVGNIFIKGLASSIDGASLYDCFSIFGKILSCKVVCDAHGSKGYGFVHFATFEAAEKAIKALDGMLLDDQLVSIGHFKTFQERHVEQQVMAQDNERHYPVSKPFDHLTNL from the exons ATGGACAGCCTGATGtgtcaggatcttctgggcagacccatgcggatcatgttctcccagcgtgattccactctgaggacgactggggtcgggaacatcttcatcaagggtctggccagcagcatcgatggtgccagCCTTTATGACTGCTTCTcaatttttgggaagatcctgtcctgcaag gtggtctgcgatgcacatggatccaaaggttatggattcgtccactttgccacctttgaagcggcagagaaggccatcaaagcgcttgatggcatgttgttggacgaccagctagt gtccattggccactttaaaacctttcaagAGCGTCATGTTGAGCAGCAGGTCATGGCTCAGGACAACGAGAGGCACTACCCGGTATCCAAACCCTTTGATCACCTAACGAATCTTTAG
- the LOC130412996 gene encoding polyadenylate-binding protein 3-like has translation MMEAGRSRGFGFVSFSTLNDATTAASVMNGRVVAGRALRVTLSRHYEQKTQAEKQDSSSESLPAGRFTSAVPQVQKRLDVQPENQLALQPVSRQTAACDLAQSESLRPPMPVVLWDDVRTRPQRLLVSQVLLEYRVSAHASCI, from the exons atgatggaggccggacgcagccgaggctTTGGATtcgtcagcttctccaccctcaaCGATGCGACCACGGCCGCGTCTGTCATGAACGGGCgagtggttgccggcagggcgttgcgggtcactctgtctcgtcactatgagcagaagacccaggctgagaagcaggacagcagcagtgaatcgcttcctgctggacggtttacgtctgctgttcctcaa gttcaaaaacgccttgacgttcAGCCTGAAAACCAGCTCGCGCTCCAGCCcgtcagtcgacagacagcAGCGTGCGACCTCGCTCAGA gtgagagtctccgcccaccgatgcctgtcgtcctgtgggatgatgttCGTACTCGGCCTcagcgcctgctggtctctcaggtgcttctGGAATACCGGGTCAGTGCTCACGCATCATGCATCtga
- the LOC130413004 gene encoding embryonic polyadenylate-binding protein A-like — MDSLMCQDLLGRPMRIMFSQRDSTLRTTGVGNIFIKGLASSIDGASLYDCFSIFGKILSCKAVCDAHGSKGYGFVHFATFEAAEKAIKALDGMLLDDQLVSIGHFKTFQERHVEQQVMAQDNERHYPGVSLYVCNLL; from the exons ATGGACAGCCTGATGtgtcaggatcttctgggcagacccatgcggatcatgttctcccagcgtgattccactctgaggacgactggggtcgggaacatcttcatcaagggtctggccagcagcatcgatggtgccagCCTTTATGACTGCTTCTcaatttttgggaagatcctgtcctgcaag GCGGTCTGCGATGCACATggatccaaaggttatggattcgtccactttgccacctttgaagcggcagagaaggccatcaaagcgcttgatggcatgttgttggacgaccagctagt gtccattggccactttaaaacctttcaagAGCGTCATGTTGAGCAGCAGGTCATGGCTCAGGACAACGAGAGGCACTACCCG ggggtgagtctgtacgtgtgtAACCTGCTGTGA
- the LOC130412913 gene encoding embryonic polyadenylate-binding protein A-like — protein sequence MDSLMCQDLLGRPMRIMFSQRDSTLRTTGVGNIFIKGLASSIDGASLYDCFSIFGKILSCKAVCDAHGSKGYGFVHFATFEAAEKAIKALDGMLLDDQLVSIGHFKTFQERHVEQQVMAQDNERHYPVQKRLDVQPENQLALQPVSRQTAACDLAQSQ from the exons ATGGACAGCCTGATGtgtcaggatcttctgggcagacccatgcggatcatgttctcccagcgtgattccactctgaggacgactggggtcgggaacatcttcatcaagggtctggccagcagcatcgatggtgccagCCTTTATGACTGCTTCTcaatttttgggaagatcctgtcctgcaag GCGGTCTGCGATGCACATggatccaaaggttatggattcgtccactttgccacctttgaagcggcagagaaggccatcaaagcgcttgatggcatgttgttggacgaccagctagt gtccatcggccactttaaaacctttcaagAGCGTCATGTTGAGCAGCAGGTCATGGCTCAGGACAACGAGAGGCACTACCCG gttcaaaaacgccttgacgttcAGCCTGAAAACCAGCTCGCGCTCCAGCCcgtcagtcgacagacagcAGCGTGCGACCTCGCTCAGAGTCAGTAG
- the LOC130412914 gene encoding embryonic polyadenylate-binding protein A-like: protein MDSLMCQDLLGRPMRIMFSQRDSTLRTTGVGNIFIKGLASSIDGASLYDCFSIFGKILSCKAVCDAHGSKGYGFVHFATFEAAEKAIKALDGMLLDDQLVSIGHFKTFQERHVEQQVMAQDNERHYPVQKRLDVQPENQLALQPVSRQTAACDLAQSQ from the exons ATGGACAGCCTGATGtgtcaggatcttctgggcagacccatgcggatcatgttctcccagcgtgattccactctgaggacgactggggtcgggaacatcttcatcaagggtctggccagcagcatcgatggtgccagCCTTTATGACTGCTTCTcaatttttgggaagatcctgtcctgcaag GCGGTCTGCGATGCACATggatccaaaggttatggattcgtccactttgccacctttgaagcggcagagaaggccatcaaagcgcttgatggcatgttgttggacgaccagctagt gtccattggccactttaaaacctttcaagAGCGTCATGTTGAGCAGCAGGTCATGGCTCAGGACAACGAGAGGCACTACCCG gttcaaaaacgccttgacgttcAGCCTGAAAACCAGCTCGCGCTCCAGCCcgtcagtcgacagacagcAGCGTGCGACCTCGCTCAGAGTCAGTAG